One genomic window of Salvelinus alpinus chromosome 9, SLU_Salpinus.1, whole genome shotgun sequence includes the following:
- the gatd1 gene encoding glutamine amidotransferase-like class 1 domain-containing protein 1: protein MSSKPTCLIVASAASQGVSARSFHQAFCLCSSVFNLQTATPGGKPIDFVGVDETTARWVQDFSQKSFATPAKLESIDGARYQALLIPDCPGALTDLAHSGSLARILAHFTSQQKAVCAIGQGVSGLCCAIEGQKWIFTGYSLTGPSVFELVRSPDFANLPLIVEDFVKDSGGSYTASQEDAVHVVIDRHLVTGQNMQSTSVAVNNLIMLCNGK from the exons ATGTCTTCGAAGCCCACTTGTCTAATTGTGGCCAGTGCAGCTTCACAAG GAGTGTCTGCTCGGTCGTTCCATCAAGCCTTCTGTCTCTGCAGTTCAGTGTTCAACCTGCAGACGGCTACACCAGGG GGGAAGCCCATAGATTTTGTCGGGGTGGATGAAACCACAGCCAGATGGGTCCAAGACTTCAGCCAAAAGTCTTTTGCGACCCCAGCCAAGTTGGAGTCAATAGACG GTGCTCGGTACCAAGCTCTGCTGATTCCAGACTGTCCTGGGGCGCTCACTGACCTGGCACACAGTGGCTCTCTGGCACGTATCCTCGCACACTTCACCTCACAGCAGA AGGCGGTGTGCGCTATAGGACAAGGGGTATCTGGTCTGTGCTGCGCCATAGAAGGACAGAAGTGGATCTTCACTGGCTACAGTCTCACTGGG CCGTCTGTGTTTGAGTTGGTGAGGAGCCCAGACTTTGCCAACCTGCCTCTGATCGTGGAGGACTTTGTCAAGGACAGCGGAGGATCGTACACCG CTAGTCAGGAGGATGCCGTGCATGTCGTGATCGACAGACACCTGGTGACCGGACAGAACATGCAGTCTACGTCAGTCGCTGTCAATAACCTCATCATGCTCTGTAATGGAAAGTAA